In Bosea vestrisii, the following are encoded in one genomic region:
- the lpdA gene encoding dihydrolipoyl dehydrogenase, which translates to MADYDIIIIGSGPGGYVAAIRAAQLGFKTAIVEREHLAGICSNWGCIPTKALLRSAEILHYGQHAKDYGLTLEGTFKADLEAVVKRSRGIAVRMNNGVQFLMKKNKVDVIWGEAKLTKANTIVVAPTKKPAMQPQGPVPKGAKGEGTYTADHIIVATGARPRALPGLEPDGKLIWTYFEALVPPTMPRSLVVMGSGAIGIEFASFYRTLGAEVTVVEVLPQVVPVEDAEIGAFARKAFEKQGMKILTSTKVTKVEKSANSVTAHVEDDKGNKQTITAERMISAVGVVANVENLGLEALGVKLDRGVIAIDGLCRTNVKGVYAIGDVAGPPMLAHKAEHEAVICVEAIKGLHPHPMDKAMIPGCTYCHPQIASVGLTEAKAKETGHELKVGRFNFVANGKAVALGEDSGMVKTVFDAKTGKLLGAHMVGAEVTELIQGFVVAMNLETTEEELMHTIFPHPTLSETMKEAVLDAYGKVLNA; encoded by the coding sequence ATGGCTGATTACGACATCATCATCATCGGCTCCGGCCCCGGCGGCTATGTCGCGGCGATCCGGGCGGCGCAACTCGGCTTCAAGACCGCGATCGTCGAGCGCGAGCACCTCGCCGGCATCTGCTCGAACTGGGGCTGCATCCCGACCAAGGCGCTGCTGCGCTCGGCCGAGATCCTGCACTATGGCCAGCACGCCAAGGATTACGGCCTGACGCTGGAAGGCACGTTCAAAGCCGATCTCGAAGCCGTGGTGAAGCGCTCGCGCGGTATCGCGGTCAGGATGAACAACGGCGTCCAGTTCCTGATGAAGAAGAACAAGGTCGACGTGATCTGGGGCGAGGCCAAGCTCACCAAGGCCAATACCATCGTCGTCGCCCCGACCAAGAAACCGGCGATGCAGCCGCAGGGACCCGTGCCGAAGGGCGCCAAGGGCGAGGGCACCTACACCGCCGACCACATCATCGTCGCGACCGGCGCCCGTCCGCGCGCCCTGCCGGGGCTGGAGCCGGACGGCAAGCTGATCTGGACCTATTTCGAGGCGCTGGTGCCGCCGACCATGCCGAGATCGCTGGTGGTGATGGGCTCGGGCGCGATCGGCATCGAGTTCGCCTCGTTCTACCGCACGCTCGGCGCCGAGGTGACGGTGGTCGAGGTCCTGCCGCAGGTCGTGCCGGTCGAGGATGCTGAGATCGGCGCCTTTGCTCGCAAGGCCTTCGAGAAGCAGGGCATGAAAATCCTGACCTCGACCAAAGTCACCAAGGTCGAGAAATCGGCCAACTCCGTCACCGCCCATGTCGAGGACGACAAGGGCAACAAGCAGACGATCACTGCCGAGCGAATGATCTCGGCGGTCGGCGTCGTCGCCAATGTCGAGAATCTCGGCCTGGAGGCGCTCGGCGTGAAGCTCGATCGCGGCGTGATCGCGATCGACGGGCTCTGCCGCACCAATGTGAAGGGCGTCTACGCGATCGGTGACGTCGCCGGCCCACCGATGCTGGCGCACAAGGCCGAGCATGAGGCGGTGATCTGCGTCGAGGCGATCAAGGGCCTGCATCCGCACCCGATGGACAAGGCGATGATCCCGGGCTGCACCTATTGCCACCCGCAGATCGCCAGCGTCGGCCTGACCGAGGCCAAGGCCAAGGAAACCGGCCATGAGCTCAAGGTCGGCCGCTTCAACTTCGTCGCCAACGGCAAGGCGGTGGCGCTCGGCGAGGATAGCGGCATGGTCAAGACCGTCTTCGACGCCAAGACCGGCAAGCTGCTCGGCGCCCATATGGTCGGCGCCGAAGTCACCGAGCTGATCCAGGGTTTCGTGGTCGCGATGAACCTCGAGACCACCGAGGAAGAGCTGATGCACACCATCTTCCCGCATCCGACCCTGTCGGAGACGATGAAGGAGGCCGTGCTCGACGCCTATGGCAAGGTGTTGAACGCCTGA
- a CDS encoding GlsB/YeaQ/YmgE family stress response membrane protein: MDLRAILVAIAIGAVAGWLASIVVGGGGLIRYIITGLIGAFVGSFLLQALGVSLGIGNPLVSQIVTATIGAIVVVFLARLIA; this comes from the coding sequence ATGGATTTGCGCGCAATCCTCGTCGCAATCGCCATCGGCGCCGTCGCCGGCTGGCTCGCCAGCATCGTCGTCGGCGGTGGCGGGCTGATCCGCTACATCATTACCGGCCTGATCGGCGCCTTCGTCGGCAGCTTCCTGCTGCAGGCGCTCGGTGTCAGCCTCGGCATCGGCAACCCGCTGGTCTCGCAGATCGTCACCGCGACGATCGGCGCGATCGTGGTGGTGTTCCTCGCCCGGTTGATCGCCTGA
- a CDS encoding GlsB/YeaQ/YmgE family stress response membrane protein, giving the protein MTRARKSAKPDRIVPDEKVEILLPGRGLALDWRRLLPPVAFGTAAGFLASLVVGGGGFLRHAVVGVLGMLVGQGIVRVTGWRASTGYRFLDSMAMAVIGAILVVLLARFIA; this is encoded by the coding sequence ATGACGCGCGCCCGCAAATCCGCCAAGCCCGACCGGATCGTTCCTGACGAGAAGGTCGAGATTCTGCTGCCCGGCAGAGGCCTCGCACTCGATTGGCGCAGGCTGCTGCCCCCGGTCGCCTTCGGCACGGCGGCTGGCTTCCTGGCCAGCCTCGTCGTTGGTGGCGGCGGTTTCCTGCGCCATGCCGTGGTCGGGGTGCTCGGCATGCTGGTCGGGCAGGGCATCGTGCGCGTCACCGGCTGGCGGGCGAGCACCGGCTACCGCTTTCTCGATTCGATGGCGATGGCGGTAATCGGCGCGATCCTGGTCGTGCTGCTCGCCCGTTTCATCGCTTGA
- a CDS encoding GlsB/YeaQ/YmgE family stress response membrane protein, with amino-acid sequence MNDQIYAALGTPGYGFFMTLLIGMIAGWIAERVTSSDHGLFTNMIVGVAGSFIGSRIAELMDISIFGFWRTLIAAIAGACLLIVVWRAVRNWSPLRRPGLPGRRFGIS; translated from the coding sequence ATGAACGACCAGATCTATGCCGCGCTCGGCACGCCGGGCTACGGCTTCTTCATGACGCTGCTGATTGGCATGATCGCCGGCTGGATCGCCGAGCGGGTCACCTCGTCCGATCATGGGCTCTTCACCAACATGATCGTCGGCGTCGCGGGCTCCTTCATCGGCAGCCGGATCGCCGAGCTGATGGATATTTCGATCTTCGGCTTCTGGCGGACCCTGATCGCGGCGATCGCCGGCGCCTGCCTGCTGATCGTGGTCTGGCGCGCGGTGCGCAACTGGAGCCCACTGCGGCGCCCTGGGTTGCCGGGACGCCGCTTCGGCATTAGCTAG
- the lipA gene encoding lipoyl synthase: MAVVLDLLNRDPRPNAGNPKSEVKPELRHPEKQKRPENPILRKPDWIRVKAPGSPKWAETQKIVKAEKLVTVCEEAGCPNIGECWEKKHATFMIMGDTCTRACAFCNVKTGVPEALDAHEPRKVADAVAKLGLEHVVITSVDRDDLKDGGAEHFAQVIRAIRKASPGTTIEILTPDFLRKPGALEVVVAAKPDVFNHNLETVPGKYLTVRPGARYFHSLRLLQQVKELDPTIFTKSGIMVGLGEERNEVLQLMDDLRSADVDFITIGQYLAPSRKHHPVVRFVTPDEFKSFETIAYVKRFLMVSSTPLTRSSHHAGEDFARLKAARAAKLGG; this comes from the coding sequence ATGGCCGTCGTGCTCGATCTTCTCAACCGCGATCCGCGCCCCAATGCCGGCAACCCGAAATCCGAGGTGAAGCCGGAGCTGCGCCATCCGGAAAAGCAGAAGCGGCCGGAGAATCCGATCCTGCGCAAGCCGGACTGGATTCGGGTCAAGGCCCCGGGCTCGCCGAAATGGGCCGAGACCCAGAAGATCGTGAAGGCGGAGAAGCTCGTCACCGTCTGCGAGGAGGCCGGCTGCCCCAATATCGGTGAGTGCTGGGAGAAGAAGCACGCCACCTTCATGATCATGGGCGACACCTGCACGCGCGCCTGTGCCTTCTGCAACGTCAAGACCGGGGTGCCCGAGGCACTCGACGCCCATGAGCCGCGCAAGGTCGCCGATGCCGTCGCCAAGCTCGGCCTCGAGCACGTCGTCATCACCTCGGTCGACCGCGACGATCTCAAGGACGGCGGCGCCGAGCATTTCGCGCAGGTCATCCGCGCTATCCGCAAGGCTTCGCCTGGCACGACGATCGAGATCCTGACGCCCGACTTCCTGCGCAAGCCCGGTGCGCTCGAAGTGGTGGTCGCGGCCAAGCCCGACGTCTTCAACCACAATCTCGAGACGGTACCCGGCAAGTACCTGACCGTGCGCCCCGGCGCCCGCTACTTCCATTCGCTCAGGCTGCTGCAGCAGGTGAAGGAGCTCGACCCGACCATCTTCACCAAGTCCGGCATCATGGTCGGCCTCGGCGAGGAGCGGAATGAGGTGCTGCAGCTGATGGATGATCTGCGTTCGGCCGATGTCGATTTCATCACCATCGGCCAGTACTTGGCGCCGTCGCGCAAGCATCACCCGGTCGTGCGTTTCGTCACGCCGGACGAATTCAAGAGCTTCGAGACCATCGCCTATGTGAAGCGCTTCCTGATGGTGTCATCGACGCCGCTGACGCGCTCCTCGCACCATGCCGGCGAGGATTTCGCCCGATTGAAGGCGGCCCGCGCAGCCAAGCTCGGCGGCTGA
- a CDS encoding type II toxin-antitoxin system RatA family toxin, producing MPMFNSTRRVKHSPAEMYALVADVEKYPQFLPLCEGLTVRRRTPRDGGGEVVLADMTVGYKAIRETFTSRVTLDPTNLKILVEYVDGPFRYLENRWSFKPHDKGCEIGFFISYEFASRMLGLLMGAMFDKAFHKFAEAFEKRADAIYGPGGVAAPVISG from the coding sequence ATGCCGATGTTCAACAGCACCCGCCGGGTGAAGCACTCGCCCGCAGAGATGTATGCGCTTGTGGCGGATGTCGAGAAATACCCGCAATTTCTGCCGCTCTGCGAGGGGCTGACGGTTCGCCGGCGCACGCCGCGCGACGGCGGCGGCGAGGTGGTGCTCGCCGACATGACTGTCGGCTACAAGGCGATCCGCGAGACCTTCACCAGCCGCGTCACGCTGGATCCGACGAATTTGAAGATCCTGGTCGAATATGTCGACGGGCCGTTCCGCTATCTCGAGAACCGCTGGAGCTTCAAGCCGCACGATAAGGGCTGCGAAATCGGCTTCTTCATCTCCTATGAGTTCGCCAGCCGTATGCTCGGCCTGCTGATGGGCGCGATGTTCGACAAGGCCTTCCACAAGTTCGCCGAAGCCTTCGAGAAGCGCGCCGATGCGATCTATGGTCCCGGTGGCGTCGCCGCGCCGGTCATTTCAGGCTGA
- a CDS encoding CinA family protein, which yields MFDLDIRSLAAELLNISRERGITVATVESCTGGLVAGALTAISGSSSMVLGGLVTYSNEAKALLAGVPAELILEHGAVSEPVARAMAEGGRERLSSRLAVAITGIAGPDGGSELKPVGLVHFACANGALTLHREKRFGAQGRDEIRRLSVLEALDLLREAALSLK from the coding sequence ATGTTCGACCTCGATATTCGTTCGCTCGCCGCCGAACTCCTGAACATCTCACGCGAGCGCGGCATCACCGTCGCGACGGTCGAATCCTGCACGGGCGGGCTCGTCGCCGGCGCGCTGACAGCAATCTCGGGCTCGTCCAGCATGGTGCTCGGCGGCCTCGTCACCTATTCCAACGAAGCGAAGGCGCTACTGGCCGGCGTCCCGGCTGAGCTGATCCTCGAGCATGGCGCGGTCAGCGAGCCCGTCGCACGGGCCATGGCCGAAGGCGGCCGGGAACGATTGTCGTCGCGGCTCGCCGTCGCGATCACCGGCATCGCCGGCCCCGATGGCGGCAGCGAATTGAAGCCGGTCGGGCTGGTGCATTTCGCCTGCGCCAACGGTGCGCTGACGCTGCATCGCGAAAAGCGTTTCGGCGCTCAAGGGCGCGACGAGATCCGACGCCTCAGCGTGCTGGAGGCGCTCGACCTGCTGCGCGAGGCGGCGCTCAGCCTGAAATGA
- a CDS encoding bifunctional 2-C-methyl-D-erythritol 4-phosphate cytidylyltransferase/2-C-methyl-D-erythritol 2,4-cyclodiphosphate synthase produces the protein MTPAVAALIVAAGRGLRAGADAPKQYRRLGGMPVLCRTLAPFLAESRIGAVLVVIGVGDRPRYDDAIGQIPESIRGRLSAPADGGETRQDSVRAGLEALAAGGFAGSVLVHDAARPFVSAALIERVMEASVQHVAAVPALTVTDTIKRVDDAGLIEQTLPREQLVSVQTPQAFAFQPLLAAHRAAHGAGASGFTDDSAIMEWAGHRVATFAGDPMNLKLTHPGDFALAERRFARPLVTRTGTGYDVHAFADGDHVWLGGIRIPHSRGVTAHSDGDVALHALTDALLGALADGDIGSHFPPSDPQWRGASSDRFLAFAADRTRQRGGRIDHLDLTIVCEGPKVGPHRDPIRARIAEIAGLRLDQVGVKATTSERLGFTGRGEGLAALATATVRLPEPE, from the coding sequence ATGACGCCCGCCGTCGCAGCCCTGATCGTTGCCGCCGGCCGCGGCCTGCGCGCTGGTGCGGACGCTCCGAAACAGTATCGGCGGCTTGGTGGCATGCCGGTTCTGTGCCGTACGCTCGCCCCCTTCCTGGCCGAGAGCCGGATTGGCGCCGTGCTCGTGGTGATCGGTGTCGGCGACCGGCCACGGTATGACGATGCGATCGGCCAGATTCCGGAGAGCATACGCGGGCGCCTATCCGCGCCGGCCGATGGTGGGGAGACGCGGCAGGATTCGGTCCGCGCAGGATTGGAGGCGCTTGCCGCCGGCGGCTTTGCGGGCAGCGTGCTCGTGCACGATGCGGCCCGCCCCTTCGTTTCAGCCGCACTCATCGAGCGGGTGATGGAGGCCAGTGTGCAGCATGTCGCGGCGGTCCCCGCGCTCACCGTCACCGACACCATCAAGCGCGTGGATGATGCAGGTTTGATCGAGCAGACCCTGCCGCGCGAGCAACTCGTCTCGGTGCAGACGCCGCAGGCCTTCGCCTTCCAGCCTCTGCTCGCCGCGCACCGGGCTGCTCACGGCGCCGGAGCCAGCGGCTTCACTGACGATTCCGCCATCATGGAGTGGGCCGGTCATCGGGTCGCGACCTTCGCAGGAGATCCGATGAACCTGAAGCTGACCCATCCGGGCGACTTCGCGCTGGCCGAACGGCGCTTCGCTCGGCCGCTGGTGACGCGCACGGGCACGGGCTACGACGTTCATGCCTTCGCAGATGGCGACCACGTCTGGCTCGGCGGCATCCGGATTCCGCACAGCCGCGGCGTCACGGCCCATTCCGATGGCGACGTCGCCCTGCATGCGCTTACTGACGCACTATTGGGAGCCTTGGCTGATGGTGACATCGGCAGCCATTTTCCGCCGAGCGACCCGCAATGGCGCGGCGCCTCGTCCGATCGCTTTCTCGCCTTCGCCGCGGATCGCACCCGTCAGCGTGGCGGTCGGATCGATCATCTCGACCTGACGATCGTCTGCGAGGGGCCGAAGGTCGGCCCGCATCGCGATCCGATCCGCGCTCGGATCGCAGAGATCGCGGGCTTGCGCCTCGACCAGGTTGGCGTCAAGGCGACGACGTCGGAACGCCTCGGCTTTACCGGCCGGGGCGAAGGCCTCGCCGCGCTCGCCACCGCGACCGTCCGCCTTCCAGAGCCGGAGTGA
- the dusB gene encoding tRNA dihydrouridine synthase DusB, whose protein sequence is MKTASNAGEHEVPIGGLFPASRAFLAPMSGVTDLAMRRIAARFGAGLVVSEMVASDELVRGSEEARLRAEGAGVTPHVVQLAGCEARWLAEAAQVAEASGADIVDINMGCPAKRVVGGWAGSALMRDLDHAIGLVEAVVAAVKVPVTVKMRLGWDDTSRNAPELARRAAMAGAAAITVHGRTRQQFYKGQANWAAIRPVRAEGQFPLIANGDIATSAQAQLCLEESGADYVMVGRAALGRPWLPGAIGATLAGREPANIPLTVKHDLAREHYESLLSLMGRESGVRHARKHLAAYADEALACGLEPDETARRELLTTSEPVRAIAALGRLFSTDPLGAAA, encoded by the coding sequence ATGAAAACTGCCTCAAATGCGGGCGAGCATGAGGTGCCGATCGGCGGACTGTTCCCGGCCTCGCGTGCTTTCCTGGCGCCGATGTCGGGCGTGACCGATCTGGCCATGCGCCGCATCGCCGCTCGCTTCGGCGCCGGCCTGGTCGTCTCGGAAATGGTCGCCTCCGACGAGCTCGTCCGCGGCAGCGAGGAGGCACGGCTGCGGGCCGAGGGTGCGGGCGTGACGCCGCATGTCGTGCAACTTGCCGGTTGCGAAGCGCGCTGGCTGGCGGAGGCGGCGCAGGTCGCGGAAGCGTCGGGCGCCGATATCGTCGACATCAACATGGGCTGCCCTGCCAAGCGGGTGGTCGGCGGCTGGGCCGGTTCAGCGCTGATGCGTGACCTCGATCACGCAATCGGTCTGGTCGAGGCGGTCGTGGCAGCGGTGAAGGTGCCGGTCACGGTCAAGATGCGGCTCGGCTGGGACGATACCAGCCGCAACGCGCCCGAACTGGCGCGCCGGGCTGCGATGGCCGGAGCGGCCGCGATCACGGTCCACGGCCGCACGCGTCAGCAGTTCTACAAGGGCCAGGCCAATTGGGCCGCGATCCGTCCGGTGCGGGCGGAAGGTCAATTTCCGCTGATCGCCAATGGCGATATCGCGACGTCCGCGCAGGCACAGCTCTGTCTGGAGGAATCGGGAGCGGATTACGTCATGGTCGGGCGCGCAGCGCTCGGGCGGCCCTGGCTGCCTGGCGCGATCGGGGCCACGCTCGCGGGCCGCGAGCCGGCGAACATCCCGCTCACCGTCAAGCACGATCTGGCCCGCGAGCACTATGAGAGCCTGCTCTCACTGATGGGACGCGAGAGTGGCGTCCGCCACGCCCGCAAGCACCTGGCCGCCTATGCCGACGAGGCGCTTGCCTGCGGACTGGAGCCCGACGAAACCGCGCGCCGCGAGTTGCTGACGACGAGCGAGCCTGTGCGCGCCATCGCGGCCTTGGGGCGACTATTCTCCACCGACCCTCTCGGCGCTGCCGCCTGA
- a CDS encoding two-component system sensor histidine kinase NtrB, with product MPVLVIGEGHGVLYANTAAEDFFQASTLVLKRQRLDDLVAFGSPVLGLVEEVQRRGASVSEYRVELASPRLGIDRVVDVFASLLPSQPDAVVLLLQERTIAEKMDRQLTHRGAARSITALGAMLAHEIKNPLSGIRGAAQLLESSVQDDDRLLTQLICDEADRIVKLVERVELFGDERPSERGPVNVHDVLDHVKRLAQSGFARHVRFSEIYDPSLPPVAGSRDQLVQVLLNLVKNAAEAIGNDAIDGEITLTTAYRPGIRMQAPGSSARLALPLEIGVRDNGPGVPPDLHQYLFDPFVTTKAQGSGLGLALVAKVIGDHGGIVECESAPRRTTFRIRLPLHEAKPPQAG from the coding sequence ATGCCCGTCCTGGTGATCGGGGAAGGACACGGCGTCCTTTACGCCAACACCGCCGCCGAGGACTTCTTTCAGGCCAGCACCCTCGTGCTGAAACGCCAGCGCCTCGACGATCTCGTCGCCTTCGGCTCGCCGGTGCTGGGATTGGTCGAGGAGGTTCAGCGGCGTGGTGCCAGCGTCAGCGAGTACCGGGTCGAATTGGCCTCGCCCCGGCTCGGCATCGACCGGGTGGTCGACGTTTTTGCCTCGTTGTTGCCCAGTCAGCCCGATGCGGTGGTTCTTTTGCTGCAGGAACGGACAATTGCCGAAAAAATGGACAGGCAGTTGACGCATAGAGGGGCAGCCCGCTCGATCACGGCGCTGGGCGCAATGCTCGCGCATGAAATCAAGAACCCGCTCTCCGGCATCCGCGGCGCGGCGCAATTGCTCGAATCTTCAGTCCAGGATGACGATCGCCTGCTGACCCAATTGATCTGCGACGAGGCCGACAGGATCGTGAAACTGGTCGAGCGGGTCGAGCTGTTCGGCGACGAACGTCCGAGCGAACGCGGACCGGTCAACGTCCATGACGTGCTCGACCATGTGAAGCGGCTGGCTCAGTCCGGCTTCGCCCGGCACGTCCGCTTCAGCGAAATCTACGACCCGTCGCTGCCGCCGGTCGCAGGCAGCCGCGACCAGCTGGTCCAGGTTCTGCTCAATCTGGTCAAGAACGCAGCCGAGGCCATCGGCAACGACGCGATCGATGGCGAGATCACGCTTACCACGGCCTATCGTCCCGGCATCCGCATGCAGGCGCCCGGCTCCAGCGCCCGGCTCGCCTTGCCGCTGGAAATCGGCGTCCGCGACAACGGGCCCGGCGTGCCGCCCGACCTGCATCAATACCTGTTCGATCCCTTCGTCACCACCAAGGCGCAGGGAAGTGGCCTTGGACTTGCACTCGTCGCCAAGGTGATCGGCGATCACGGCGGAATCGTCGAATGCGAGTCCGCGCCGCGACGCACGACATTTCGAATTCGATTGCCCCTGCACGAGGCGAAGCCGCCTCAGGCTGGGTAA
- the ntrC gene encoding nitrogen regulation protein NR(I), producing MPTGNILIADDDAAIRTVLNQALARAGYEVRTTGQAATLWTWAAQGLGDLIITDVVMPDGNAFDLLPRIKRVRPELPIIVMSAQNTFMTAIKASERGAYEYLPKPFDLKELVAIVGRALSRPRGDAPRSQAAEPDDIPLVGRSPAMQDVYRALARLMPIDLTVMINGESGTGKELVARALHDYGKRRNGPFVAINMAAIPKDLIESELFGHEKGAFTGALTRSSGRFEQAEGGTLFLDEIGDMPMEAQTRLLRVLQQGEYTTVGGRTPIKTNVRIVAATNKDLRISIAHGLFREDLFFRLNVVPIRLPPLRERVEDIPDLVRHFFALVEKEGLARKQIDSEAMDVLRRYRWPGNVRELENLVRRLAALYPQDTITGPIIEAELQPATGGPVQIGGSSAPERAETLSGSVERHLNQYFGGFGDQIPPPGLYHRILREVEPPLIAAALAATRGNQIRAAELLGLNRNTLRKKIRELDMQVVRSPR from the coding sequence ATGCCGACGGGTAACATTCTCATCGCCGACGACGACGCCGCGATCCGCACCGTCCTCAACCAGGCGCTCGCGCGCGCCGGCTACGAGGTGCGCACCACGGGGCAGGCGGCGACTCTCTGGACCTGGGCTGCGCAAGGCCTCGGCGATCTCATCATCACCGATGTCGTGATGCCGGATGGCAACGCCTTCGACCTCCTACCACGCATCAAGCGGGTCCGGCCCGAGCTGCCGATCATCGTGATGAGCGCGCAGAACACCTTCATGACCGCGATCAAAGCCTCGGAGCGCGGCGCCTACGAATATCTGCCGAAGCCTTTCGACCTGAAGGAGCTCGTCGCTATCGTCGGCCGCGCCCTGTCGCGTCCGCGCGGTGACGCGCCCCGCAGCCAGGCCGCCGAACCTGACGACATCCCGCTGGTCGGCCGTTCGCCGGCGATGCAGGACGTCTATCGGGCCCTGGCGCGGCTGATGCCGATCGACCTGACGGTGATGATCAATGGCGAGTCAGGCACCGGCAAGGAACTGGTCGCCCGCGCCCTCCACGACTACGGCAAGCGCCGCAACGGGCCGTTCGTCGCCATCAACATGGCGGCGATCCCGAAGGACCTGATCGAATCGGAGCTGTTCGGCCACGAGAAGGGCGCCTTCACCGGCGCGCTGACGCGCTCCTCCGGCCGCTTTGAACAGGCCGAGGGCGGCACGCTCTTCCTCGACGAGATCGGCGACATGCCGATGGAAGCGCAGACCCGGCTGCTGCGCGTACTCCAGCAGGGCGAGTACACCACGGTCGGCGGGCGCACCCCGATCAAGACCAATGTCCGCATTGTCGCCGCGACCAACAAGGATCTGCGCATCTCGATCGCGCATGGCCTGTTCCGCGAAGACCTGTTCTTCCGCCTCAATGTCGTGCCGATCAGGCTGCCGCCGCTGCGCGAACGCGTCGAGGATATCCCCGATCTCGTCCGCCATTTTTTCGCGCTGGTCGAGAAGGAGGGGCTGGCGCGCAAGCAGATCGATTCGGAAGCGATGGATGTGCTGCGGCGTTATCGCTGGCCGGGCAATGTCCGCGAGCTCGAGAATCTGGTGCGGCGTCTGGCCGCGCTCTATCCGCAGGACACGATCACAGGACCCATTATCGAGGCTGAGTTGCAGCCGGCGACCGGGGGCCCGGTGCAGATCGGAGGCAGCAGCGCGCCGGAGCGCGCGGAAACACTGTCTGGCTCGGTCGAGCGCCATCTCAACCAGTATTTCGGGGGCTTCGGCGACCAGATCCCGCCGCCGGGGCTCTATCACCGCATCCTGCGCGAGGTCGAGCCGCCGTTGATCGCGGCCGCACTGGCAGCGACGCGCGGCAATCAGATTCGCGCGGCCGAGCTGCTGGGACTTAATCGCAACACCTTGCGCAAGAAGATCCGCGAGCTCGACATGCAGGTGGTGCGCTCGCCACGCTGA